The nucleotide sequence TCGGAAGAGAGCGCCAGGGGCGGTGCCTCGAAGTCCGAGCCTTGCCATCCCGCTTTCATGCTCATCTCTgccccatcaccaccatgGCGTTGGCTCCCCATCAAAATCAGTGTGTGCTCCGCGTACGGCTCGTGGGCCAGAATTCCGCCGTGCCGGCGTGCAAGCCAGCAATGGCGCATCGCCTCACCGAGGACGTAGACGAcaagcggcgcggcggagatgaTGAACAACGTCCATGTCGGGAACGCGGGGCTCTTGCTGAAGGGAAAGTTGATGCTCAGATCTGTCCACGAAAATTCCCGGCAGTACGGGCGCACCCTGCCCACGCCAAAGCCGATTAGGCCGCAGAGGATACACAGGAGATAGTCATGCAGCCGAAAGAAGAAGATAAAACGCAACACCTCGTTGAGGCGGAGCGACCCCATCTTTGCTCGTTTTGCCCGCGGCCTTCTTGTCAAGGAAGGGTAGGGGAGGGAAGCAGTAGAGGGCGGGATGGCAGAGCGGCGGGTCGCAGAACAGGGCCCAGACCCCAGCAATAATGGATTGGGGCTGctttgcgcgtgtgcgtgcgcaacCGAATGAGGCGCGTGTGAAAGGGCCGGCAAAGGGGCGCTACGGTGGCGGCTGACACCCGGAGGGTGAAGGTAGACACGATCACTATGGACGCGAGTGCCTCTGAAAGAACTGAAatagagagcgagggggagCAAGAGGCCGATGGGTGACATGCGCGGGCATGCCATGTCAACGACGCCAGCCtaggtggcggcagcgtttCTGCACCAGTAAGGGGGTGGTGAAGCACTGGCCGTGAAGAGGAGACGGGGACCACCTCATGGTCTCtgcgcctccttttctccgGCCGATCGTGCGCCACCGCGCACTTCTGAAGTGGCACAGCGAAGAAAACGACACCGGCCATCCCCCGGCGAATGCAAAGCACACAGGAGATGAACGGGCAAGCAGGCATAggcgcctcttctcgcttATCCTTCGCGCTGGGGCGAGTACACC is from Leishmania braziliensis MHOM/BR/75/M2904 complete genome, chromosome 18 and encodes:
- a CDS encoding putative phosphatidic acid phosphatase → MACPRMSPIGLLLPLALYFSSFRGTRVHSDRVYLHPPGVSRHRSAPLPALSHAPHSVAHAHAQSSPNPLLLGSGPCSATRRSAIPPSTASLPYPSLTRRPRAKRAKMGSLRLNEVLRFIFFFRLHDYLLCILCGLIGFGVGRVRPYCREFSWTDLSINFPFSKSPAFPTWTLFIISAAPLVVYVLGEAMRHCWLARRHGGILAHEPYAEHTLILMGSQRHGGDGAEMSMKAGWQGSDFEAPPLALSSDSSKPQNSTSGREPTQEVAGLL